TACGGGCCTGAATCCTCGGGTAAGACCACCCTGGCGCTGCATATCATTGCCGAGGCCCAAAAAGTTGGCGGGGTCGCCGCTTTTATCGATGCAGAGCATGCCCTCGATATCAAGTACGCCTCCAAACTCGGTGTCGTGGCCGACGACCTGCTGGTCTCGCAACCCGACACCGGCGAACAGGCGCTTGAGATTACCGAGGTCCTGGTGCGTAGCGGTGCCATCGATATTCTGGTGGTTGATTCGGTTGCCGCCTTGACCCCGCGCGCCGAAATTGAAGGTGAAATGGGCGATTCGCACATGGGGCTGCAAGCCCGCCTGATGTCCCAGGCGCTGCGCAAATTGACCGGGACGGTCAGCAAGAGCAACTGCAGCATCATCTTTATCAATCAGATCCGGATGAAGATCGGCGTCATGTTCGGCAACCCAGAAACGACCACCGGCGGAAATGCACTCAAATTTTATGCCTCGATCCGGCTCGATATCCGCCGCATTGCCTCGCTGAAGAAGGGCGAAGATGTCATCGGTGGCCGCACCCGCGTCAAGGTGGTCAAAAATAAAATTGCACCACCATTCAAGCAGGCCGAATTTGATATCATGTACGGAGACGGGATCTCGCGCGAAGGGGATCTGCTGGATCTGGGGGTCGAAAAAGAGCTCATTGAAAAGAGTGGTTCCTGGTTCTCCTACAACGGTGAACGAGTTGGTCAAGGGCGTGAAAACGCCAAAACCTTTCTGGTTGAACACCCGGAGATCGCCGCTGAGATCGACACCCGGCTGCGTGAAATGTATGGCCTGAAAGCGGCGCTCAAACCTGATGCTGCCAAAGCCAAGGCCAAACCCTAGGTTTCAGCGACTGGCCTCTCACTCGTAAAGGACGATTCATGAATCTGAATGATATTCTCGAGCTGGCGCTTAAATCGAACACCTCAGATATTCATCTGAAGGCTGGCCTGCCGCCGGTTTTCCGGATCGACGGCAATTTAAGACCCCTGCCCAAGGCTCCGCGTCTCACCGCCGACGAAATCAGGGTGATGTGCGAGGGGATCATGAATGAGCGGCAGCGCGTCCGCTTCGAGGACTGCCACGAAGTCGATCTTGCCTATGGCGTTCCTGGCCTCGGCCGTTTCCGGGTTAACGTCTTCAGTCAACGCAGCAGCGTCTCGGCAGTTTTTCGCGCTATTCCGTACAAGGTTCTGACCCTCGATGAACTCCATCTGCCAAAAGTCATCAAGAAAATTGTGAGTGAACAACGTGGGCTGGTACTGGTAACCGGGGCGACAGGGACCGGAAAATCGACCACCCTGGCCGCGATGCTCGACCATATCAACAGCAATCGAACCGAACATATTGTCACCATTGAAGATCCGATCGAATACCTACACCGCGACCGTAAATGCATAATCAATCAGCGCGAAGTCGGCTTCGACACCGACAGTTTCGCGGTGGCCTTAAAAAGTGCCATGCGCCAGGATCCCGACGTCATTCTGGTTGGCGAGATGCGCGATCTAGAAACAACTGAAACAGCCCTTGCGGCAGCAGAGACCGGACACCTGGTCCTCTCAACTATGCACACTATCGATGCACCCGAAACCATTACCCGCATCGTCGCCATGTTCCCTCCCCACCAGCAACGCCAGATCCGCCTCCAACTCTCAGGCGTACTCAAGGGGGTCATTTCCCAACGGCTCATCCCCCGCTCTGAAGGGAAAGGCCGGGTCGCCGCAGTAGAGGTTATGGTTTCGACCGCCCGCATCCGCGACCTGATTGATGATCGTGAAAAAACTATCCACCTTAAAGATGCCATCGCGTCAGGACATACCACCTACGGTATGCAGACCTTTGACCAATCGCTGATGCAGCTGGTCAAAGAGAACATCATCACCTTTGATGAAGCCTTGCGCCAGAGTTCGAACCCGGATGACTTCAAGCTTAAGTTTTCAGGCATATCCTCCTCGAGCGATGCCTCGTGGCAGGATTTTGAAGACGCCCAACAAGTGATCGGCAAACAGGAGGCCGCCGAGGCCAGAGAACAGGATGGAGAACTCAAAATCGAGCGTTTCTAAGCCTCTCGCCTGCGCCCTGCGGATACTGGCACGCCGAGATCACAGTGAAGCCGAACTACGTCAAAAACTTGAGCGGTTCGGCTTCACTGTCTCTGCCATTGAAGAGGTGATTGAACGGTGTTACCACTACAAGTATTTAAACGACCCTAGATATGCCCTCGCCAAAAGCCGTGAAATGCTGAGGACCGGGCGCGGAGTGGGGACAAGGATTCTGCTCGAACTCAAGCGCCGGGGGATTCCAGAGGTCATTGCCCGCGAGGCCCTGCAGCAGGCAACCGAAGAGGTCTCGGTCGCAGAGGTCTTGCGCCAGCAACTGGAGCGCCGCTTTGGTGATTTTGACTTTGCGCTGGCCGACGACAAAAAACGTCGTCGCGTCGTCACCTACTTTCAACGCCGGGGTTTTGAGCTGGGAACAATTCTCGCGCTGCTAAAGAATCCCCCTGAGTCCGATAAAAATTGAGTCTGGGGCTTTTCAAGCCCGACGTCTTCCATTACTATTCGACATTTTCAGAGTTCGGACAATCAGGTCCGGATGCCCAAATCTAAAGGATTCAAAGATGACAGGCTCAGAGATTCGCGCCCGCTTTCTCCAATTTTTCGCCGACCGTGGTCACACTATGGTCCAATCCTCCTCACTGGTCCCTCACAACGACCCGACCCTGCTCTTCACCAACGCCGGGATGAACCAGTTTAAGGATTGTTTTCTCGGCGCCGAGAAGCGCGACTATCTGCGGGCCTGCTCTTCGCAAAAATGTGTGCGCGCCGGCGGCAAGCACAACGACCTGGAAAACGTCGGACGCACGGCCCGTCACCACACCTTTTTCGAAATGCTCGGGAATTTCTCCTTTGGCGATTATTTCAAAAAAGAAGCGATCGCCTACGCCTGGGACTTTCTTACCAAGGAACTGGGCCTGGATACCAGTCGGCTCTATGTTTCGGTCTATACGACTGACGATGAGGCAGCCGATATCTGGCATAAACAGGAAGGTGTTCCGCGTGAGCGGATCTTCCGCTTCGAGGAAGATAACTTCTGGTCGATGGGTGATACCGGCCCCTGCGGCCCCTGTTCGGAGATCTTCTATGACAACGGCTCCGAAATCGGTTGCGACAGCCCGAACTGTACCGTGGGCTGCGACTGCGATCGTTATATGGAAATCTGGAACAATGTCTTCATGCAGTTTGACCGTCAACCGAACGGCGAACTGATCCCCTTGCCGAAACCGGCCGTCGACACCGGCATGGGTCTGGAACGGATTACGACCGTCATGCAGGGCGTTCAGTCCAACTATGACACAGACCTGCTACGCACGATTATCAGCTACATTGAAAACCTTGCAGAAAAAACCTACGGCGACAATGAGGAGCATGATGTTTCAATGCGGGTCATAGCCGACCACAGCCGGGCGACCGCCTTTTTGATCGCCGATGGCGTTCTCCCGTCTAACGAGGGGCGCGGATACGTGCTGCGGCGCATCATGCGGCGGGCCATGCGTCACGCCAGAATGCTCGGCTTCGAGGCCCCGGTCTTATACAAAACAGCGATCTTCGTTCTGGAATCTATGGCGCTGGCTTTTCCTGATGAAGCCAAACGCAGCAGCTTTGTCGCCAAAGTTGTCCAGAATGAAGAGGAACGCTTTATTCTGACCCTGGGGAACGGACTGCGCATTCTGCAGGACGAGATCGCCAAGCTGGAACAACTGCAGCAGAAGACTATCCCCGGGGAAACTGTCTTCAAGCTGTATGACACCTATGGCTTCCCGTTCGATCTGACTGCGGATATTGTCGAGAAAGACGGCTACATACTCGATGAAGCCGGATTTGAAACCTGTATGGAGGAACAACGCAAAAAAGCCCGCGCCCACTGGAAAGGTTCAGGAGAAGAGGCCGTTGCCGGAGTTTACAAGGAACTCATCGAGCAAGGCATCCGCTCGGCCTTCAGTGGATATCAATCCCTTGAAGATCAGAGTGAAGTGCTGGTGTTGCTCCAAGAGGGACAACAGGTCGAAGAAGCTGTTTGTGGCGAAAAGGTTGAGGTCATTTGTTCAACCACCCCCTGCTACGGTGAATCAGGTGGCCAAGTCGGCGACACCGGCGCTATCTCAAGCGACGAAGCCAGCTTGCGCATTATCGAAACCCGTAAACCACTGCCGAATCTTCTTGTCCACAGCTGTGAAGTGTTGACCGGAGCTATCCACCACCGCGCCAGGGTCAAGATCACTGTCGACGCCGCACGTCGTCTGCAGATCGTGCGTAACCACACCGCGACCCATTTGCTGCAGGCAGCCTTACAAAAAATTCTGGGTGAGCATGTCAAACAGGCCGGCTCGCTGGTGACGCCGGAGCGCCTGCGTTTCGACTTCACCCATTTCTCTCCTGTCAGCCCACAGGAGCTGCAACAGATCGAAGAGCTGGTTAACAGCGAAATTCGCCGCAATAACACGGTCTCTACCCGGGAAATGGCGTCAGATGAAGCCATTGCGGCCGGAGCCATGGCTTTATTCGGCGAAAAATACGGAGATTTGGTTCGGGTTGTTGAGGTCGGCGACTTCTCAATGGAACTTTGCGGTGGCACTCACGCCAAAGCTGCTGGAGATATTGGACTGTTCCGGATTCTGAGTGAAGGCGGAATCGCGGCCGGTGTGCGACGCATCGAAGCAGTTACCGGGGACACCGCCCTGGCGCAAGTCCATGAGCAACAACAGATGCTCAGCCAGATTGGAAACATACTTAAGACCGATCAGGCCAATTTGGAACAACGGTTGCACAAACTTCTTGAACACCAGCGTCAACTCGAAAAAGATCTGGAGCAACTCCAGTCACAGGTCAACGCCAACCTCGGTGGCGATCTGCTCTCCCAGGTCCAGATAATCGAGGGGATCAAACTTCTGGCCGTGCGGATTGACGGCTGCGATGGCAAACAGCTGCGAGAACTGTCGGATCAATTGCGCGATAAATTGCAATCCGGGGTTCTGGTGCTGACCGGAAACTTCGAAGAGAGCGTTCCACTGCTGGTTGCCGTCACCAAAGATTTGACCGATCGCGTCTCAGCTGGAAACCTGATCAAACCTCTGGCCGCGTTGGTCGGCGGCCGCGGTGGTGGTCGTCCCGACCTGGCGCAGGCCGGCGGCAAGGATGCCGGACAGATCGACAATCTGCTGGCTGCAGCACCAATGCGGCTTAAAGACATTTTACAGGGCTGATTCACAGGCCTATGGAGAGACTGATGGAACTGTCTCATCGACCACAACCTGAAATGACCCTGGAGCAGGAAGGAAAAAGCCTGCTGATCGTCGATGATGAACCGATCATCCGCGATCTCTGTGCGCGTGCGCTCAAGGGATTCAAAATTTTTCAGGCGAATGATGGTCAGGAGGCGGTCGAGCTGTTGAAACAACAGGAGATCGACGTCATCCTCAGCGATGTCATGATGCCGAATCTCAACGGTCTCGACCTGCTGCGTCGGATCAAAGAAGAAACCCCCAATCAAATTGTCATCCTGATGACCGGCTACACCGAAAAAGAGGTCATCCTTCAAGCGTTAAAAGCGGGTGCCGATGATTTCATCAGTAAACCACTCAATCTTCTCCACCTGCGCACCACCATCGATAAAACCTTCGAAAAACAGACACTTAAACGACAAATTTCGAATCTCCGACAGGCGGACAAGCTCAAAAGTGAATTTCTGGGGCTGATCTCGCACAAGCTGAAAACCCCGGCAACCGCGATTTCCCTTTTTATTCAAAATATCGCCAACGGCGTCATGGACTACGAAGATCCGAACTTCAGAACAGTGCTCGGCCTGGTCCAGGCCGAAACCCTGCACATGGAACACCTGATTCAGGATCTGCTTTACTTCAGTCAATTTATTCTTGACGATCATCCCACCAAGCTGCAACCCCTCGAACTCGGGAAAATTGCCCGTCAGCTCTGCACTGATCTTGCGCCGCTGGCGGAGGCCAAACAACAAAATCTGGAAGTCAGGATTCAAGTGCCTTTTGCGCCAACCCCCTTGAGACTGGATCGTGAACGAATCTCGTTTGCCCTGCGCGCGCTCCTCGATAACGCCATCAAATTTACCCCGGCCGGGGGATCAATCCTGGTTGAGGGACAGCTTAATGGTGAAGATGCAACCCTGATCATCCGCGATACCGGGACTGGTATCTCAAAACCTGAGCTGGCCAAGGTTTTCTCAAAGTTCTATCAGGTTGATCCCGCCAACAGCGGCCAGGTGCGCGGTTTCGGCCTCGGTCTCTTTTATGCCCGCAAATTTATCCGCTCCATGGGTGGCGAACTCAGCCTGGAAAGCCGTCCGAGTCTGGGTACGGTTGCGACGATCAAGCTCCCCCTCAACTGATCCTCCCCTGCATTGAAATCCCGTAAAACCTTTTTTTTCGGCCATCTTTTGTGCTATATGTCATCTTTTACTCTGACTGAGGTATGCCCTCGATAAGGAGTCAGCGCCAAATGTTTAAAGGAACGACAATCTGTTGCGTCAGACGTGAAAACCGGGTGGCGCTCGGCGGAGACGGCCAGGTCACCCTCGGCAACACCGTCATGAAACATAGCGCGCGAAAAATTCGCCGTCTTTATCAGGACAAGGTACTCGCAGGCTTTGCCGGCAGCACCGCCGATGCGTTCACCCTGTTCGAGAAATTTGAAGCGAAATTGCATGAACACCGCGGCAATCTGCCTCGTGCCGCCGTCAGTCTGGCCAAGGACTGGCGGACAGACAAGTTTCTGCGCAAGCTCGAGGCACTGTTGATCGTCGCCGACCAGCAGAACACCCTGGTCATTTCAGGCGCTGGTGATGTTATTGAACCGGATGACGGGGTCGCGGCCATCGGCTCGGGCGGAAGTTATGCCCTGGCTGCAGCGCGCGCGCTCCTCGCCGATACAGACCTAGAACCGGGGGTCATCATTGACAAGGCCTTGCATATCGCGGCTGACATCTGTATCTACACCAACGACCACATCGCCGTTGAGGAATTATCGTGACCAACTTTACCCCACGTGAAATCGTCTCGGAACTCGACCGCTATATCGTCGGCCAGCAGAATGCCAAGCGCGCCGTCGCCATCGCTTTGCGTAACCGCTGGCGCCGCCAACAGGTCCCGGCAGAGCTGCGTGATGAAATCGCACCGAAAAACATCATCATGATCGGACCGACCGGGGTCGGTAAGACCGAAATTGCCCGGCGGCTGGCCAAGCTCGCCCAGGCCCCCTTCATCAAAGTGGAAGCGAGCAAGTTTACCGAGGTCGGCTACGTTGGCCGCGATGTCGAAAGTATGGTGCGCGACCTGTTTGAACTCGCGATCATCATGGTCCGCGAAGAGGAGGCCAAAACCCTGCGGATTAAGGCCGAAGATCTGGCCGAAGAACGCCTGCTCGATCTGCTCCTGCCCGGCGAGCCGGATCAATCTCCAGACAAGCAGGAGCAGCTGCAGAAAACGCGCGACAAATTACGCAAGCTCCTGCGTCTCGGTGAACTTGATGAACGCTTCGTCGAACTCCAGACCGAAACGACACAGATGCCGCAGCTGAATATTCTGGCGCCACAGGGTGGCGAGGATATGGGGATCAATTTCCAGGAGATGTTCGGCAATCTCTTCCCCAAAAAGAAGAGCAGCAAACGTCTGCAGGTGAAAGATGCACGTGAACAGCTAGTCGAGAGCGAAGCGGAAAAGCTGGTCGACATGGAGAAGGTCCTGTGTCTGGCCCGCGAACGCACCGAACAGAGCGGTATCATCTTTATCGATGAGATTGACAAGGTCGCCAGCCGCGAAGGTTCGCACGGCCCTGAAATTTCACGCGAAGGGGTCCAGCGCGACATCCTGCCGATTGTAGAGGGAAGTACGGTCAACACCAAACACGGCCCGATCAAGACCGACCATATTCTGTTCATCGCCGCAGGTGCCTTTCATGTCAGCAAGCCGAGCGATCTGATACCTGAGCTGCAGGGTCGCTTTCCGATTCGCGTCGAGCTCGACAGCCTTGGCGAAGAAGACTTTATCCGGATCCTGACCGAACCCAAAAATGCCCTGGTGCGGCAATACTCCGAGCTGATGAAGACCGAAGGAATTGAGCTTAACTTTACATCTGAGTCGATCAGGCAAATTGCCATCACGGCGCGCATGGTCAATGATTCCACCGAAAATATCGGAGCTCGGCGTCTGCATACGATCATGGAAAAGCTGCTCGAAACCTTAAGTTTCGATGCCCCCGAGATGAAGAATCAGAAGATTGAAATCAGCGCCGAAAACGTCAAGGATAAATTGGCCGACATCGCTCAGGATGAAGATCTTTCGCGATTTATCCTTTAAAAAGACTGTTTACTAGTTCAGATAAAAGGTTTAACCCAAACACAAATCTCCCTGTGAAGGTTATATGCAAGAGTTGATCAAAAAAGCCGAAGTCCTAACCGAAGCCCTCCCCTGGATCAAGCGCTTCTACGGCAAGACCATTGTTATCAAATACGGCGGCAACGCCATGGTCGATGAGCGCCTGAAAGAAGGATTTGCGCGCGATATTATCCTGATGAAATATATCGGCCTCAACCCGGTGGTGGTGCATGGTGGCGGACCACAGATTGGGCAGGTCTTAATGGCCATGGGGATTGAGTCCCGCTTTGAACAGGGGATGCGCGTCACCGATGCCGCCACTATGAACGTCGTGGAGATGGTGCTGGGCGGCACGGTCAATAAGGAAATTGTGGCCAACATCAACCGTCACGGCGGTCGAGCGGTTGGCCTGACCGGCAAGGACGGTGGCCTGTTCACCGCGCGAAAACTGGCGATGACCAAAGTCAACCCCGAGACCCTGACCCCCGAAATCATCGACATCGGGATGGTCGGTGAAGTCGATCAGGTCGACCCGCAGATTATTGAGACGCTCGAAAATAATAATTTTATCCCGGTGATCGCACCGGTCGGCATGGGTGCCGATGGCCTGACTTATAATATCAACGCCGATCTGGTGGCCGGGCGGCTTGCCGGAGCCTTAAAAGCCGATAAACTCATCCTGCTCACCGATGTCGAAGGGGTCAAGGACAGGCAGGGGAATCTGATCTCGACCATTGACATTCGCCAGATTGCCGACTTGATTAAGGATGGCACCATTTCGGGCGGCATGATCCCCAAACTCACCTGTTGCCTGAATGCGATCAATGAAGGGGTGGTCAAAACCCACATTATTGACGGTCGTCTCGCACATGCCTGCCTGCTTGAAATCTTCACCGACAAAGGTGTCGGCACCGCCGTCGCCGACTACGAAAAAAACGGGGCTCCATCATGAAACAGTCCAGCCAGTCAAACCAGTCACAGCAATGGATCGCACGCAACGACAAGGTGATCGCCAAGACCTACGGCCGCTATCCGCTGGTGCCGGTGCGGGGGGCAGGCTGCAAGTTATGGGATGCAGATGGCAGAGAATACCTCGACATGCTCGCCGGTGTGGCCGTCAACAATCTGGGTCATTGCCACCCCAGGATCGTCGCGGCGATCAAGGCACAGGCAGAAACCCTGATCCACTGCAGCAACTACTACAATATCCCTCAACAGATCCGTCTGGCCGAACTGCTGTGCGAAAACTCGTTTGCCGAACGGGTTTTCTTTTGCAACTCGGGCGCTGAAGCCAATGAAGCCGCGATAAAGCTGGCACGCAAACAGAGCCTTGAAATCCATGGCCCGGGACGCAGCGAAGTTTTAACCGCCCTCGCCTCCTTCCACGGTCGGACCTACTGCGGAATCAGCGCCACCGGCCAGGAGAAGGTCAAACAGGGGTTCGAGCCGTTGCTCCCCGGGTTTCGACATCTCCCCTTCGGCGACATCGAGGCCCTGCGCAGCGCCGTCAGCGCAGAGACCTGCGCGATCATGCTCGAACCGATTCAGGGTGAAGGTGGCGTCAATATCCCCCCGGCCGGATACTTCCAACAGGTCCGGAATCTTTGCGATGAAAAGGGTTTATTGCTGATTCTCGACGAGGTTCAAACCGGTTGTGGACGTAGCGGGACCCTGTTTGCCTATGAGCAAGAGGGGATCACGCCCGATATCATGACCCTGGCCAAGGGGCTGGCGGGCGGTGTTCCGATCGGGGCGATGCTGGCAGGCGATGCCCTCGCCGAACATCTCGGCCCTGGCACTCACGGGTCCACCTTCGGCGGCAATCCGCTGGCCACCGCCACCGGCATCGCCAGCCTCGAAACCCTGCTCGGCGAAGGAATCCTCGAGAACTGCCGTGCAATGGGCGACTACCTGTGCGCTGCACTTGAAACGTTACAGCAGAAATACCCCTTTATCAGCGCGGTACGCGGCCGCGGTCTGCTCATCGGACTCGAGTTGAGCATCGAAGGGGGCGAGCTGGTTAAAACTGCTTTGACCCGGGGGCTGCTGATCAACTGTACCGTTGGTAAAGTCCTGCGTTTTGTACCCCCTCTGATCATTACCCGGACCGAAATCGATCAGGCGATCAACATTCTTGATGAAATTTTTTCGGAGGTAAAATGAAAAAGGACTTTCTCTGTCTATCAGACTGGACGCGGGAAGAACTGGAAGCGATCTTTGAGCTCTGCCATGACTTAAAAGCCAAAACCAAGTCGTACGAGCCGCACCGCCTGCTCGAGGGACAGACCCTGGCGATGATCTTCGAGAAGAGCTCGACCCGCACTCGGATCAGCTTTGAGGTCGGCATGTCTCAACTCGGCGGACATGCGCTCTTCCTTCATTCAGACACCACCCAGATGGGGCGCGGCGAACCAATCAAAGATACCGCGCGGATCATGTCGGGTTACTGTGACGGCATCATGATCCGCACCTTTTCCCAGGCGGCAATCGAGGAACTGGCCAAATATTCATGGATTCCGGTCATTAATGGCTTGACTGACATGTACCACCCTTGC
Above is a genomic segment from Geopsychrobacter electrodiphilus DSM 16401 containing:
- the recA gene encoding recombinase RecA, whose translation is MSNDRNRAIDLAMGQIEKQFGKGSIMRLGKDNVMPDIETISTGALSLDLALGAGGIPRGRIIEIYGPESSGKTTLALHIIAEAQKVGGVAAFIDAEHALDIKYASKLGVVADDLLVSQPDTGEQALEITEVLVRSGAIDILVVDSVAALTPRAEIEGEMGDSHMGLQARLMSQALRKLTGTVSKSNCSIIFINQIRMKIGVMFGNPETTTGGNALKFYASIRLDIRRIASLKKGEDVIGGRTRVKVVKNKIAPPFKQAEFDIMYGDGISREGDLLDLGVEKELIEKSGSWFSYNGERVGQGRENAKTFLVEHPEIAAEIDTRLREMYGLKAALKPDAAKAKAKP
- a CDS encoding type IV pilus twitching motility protein PilT encodes the protein MNLNDILELALKSNTSDIHLKAGLPPVFRIDGNLRPLPKAPRLTADEIRVMCEGIMNERQRVRFEDCHEVDLAYGVPGLGRFRVNVFSQRSSVSAVFRAIPYKVLTLDELHLPKVIKKIVSEQRGLVLVTGATGTGKSTTLAAMLDHINSNRTEHIVTIEDPIEYLHRDRKCIINQREVGFDTDSFAVALKSAMRQDPDVILVGEMRDLETTETALAAAETGHLVLSTMHTIDAPETITRIVAMFPPHQQRQIRLQLSGVLKGVISQRLIPRSEGKGRVAAVEVMVSTARIRDLIDDREKTIHLKDAIASGHTTYGMQTFDQSLMQLVKENIITFDEALRQSSNPDDFKLKFSGISSSSDASWQDFEDAQQVIGKQEAAEAREQDGELKIERF
- a CDS encoding regulatory protein RecX encodes the protein MENSKSSVSKPLACALRILARRDHSEAELRQKLERFGFTVSAIEEVIERCYHYKYLNDPRYALAKSREMLRTGRGVGTRILLELKRRGIPEVIAREALQQATEEVSVAEVLRQQLERRFGDFDFALADDKKRRRVVTYFQRRGFELGTILALLKNPPESDKN
- the alaS gene encoding alanine--tRNA ligase, whose product is MTGSEIRARFLQFFADRGHTMVQSSSLVPHNDPTLLFTNAGMNQFKDCFLGAEKRDYLRACSSQKCVRAGGKHNDLENVGRTARHHTFFEMLGNFSFGDYFKKEAIAYAWDFLTKELGLDTSRLYVSVYTTDDEAADIWHKQEGVPRERIFRFEEDNFWSMGDTGPCGPCSEIFYDNGSEIGCDSPNCTVGCDCDRYMEIWNNVFMQFDRQPNGELIPLPKPAVDTGMGLERITTVMQGVQSNYDTDLLRTIISYIENLAEKTYGDNEEHDVSMRVIADHSRATAFLIADGVLPSNEGRGYVLRRIMRRAMRHARMLGFEAPVLYKTAIFVLESMALAFPDEAKRSSFVAKVVQNEEERFILTLGNGLRILQDEIAKLEQLQQKTIPGETVFKLYDTYGFPFDLTADIVEKDGYILDEAGFETCMEEQRKKARAHWKGSGEEAVAGVYKELIEQGIRSAFSGYQSLEDQSEVLVLLQEGQQVEEAVCGEKVEVICSTTPCYGESGGQVGDTGAISSDEASLRIIETRKPLPNLLVHSCEVLTGAIHHRARVKITVDAARRLQIVRNHTATHLLQAALQKILGEHVKQAGSLVTPERLRFDFTHFSPVSPQELQQIEELVNSEIRRNNTVSTREMASDEAIAAGAMALFGEKYGDLVRVVEVGDFSMELCGGTHAKAAGDIGLFRILSEGGIAAGVRRIEAVTGDTALAQVHEQQQMLSQIGNILKTDQANLEQRLHKLLEHQRQLEKDLEQLQSQVNANLGGDLLSQVQIIEGIKLLAVRIDGCDGKQLRELSDQLRDKLQSGVLVLTGNFEESVPLLVAVTKDLTDRVSAGNLIKPLAALVGGRGGGRPDLAQAGGKDAGQIDNLLAAAPMRLKDILQG
- a CDS encoding ATP-binding response regulator, translated to MELSHRPQPEMTLEQEGKSLLIVDDEPIIRDLCARALKGFKIFQANDGQEAVELLKQQEIDVILSDVMMPNLNGLDLLRRIKEETPNQIVILMTGYTEKEVILQALKAGADDFISKPLNLLHLRTTIDKTFEKQTLKRQISNLRQADKLKSEFLGLISHKLKTPATAISLFIQNIANGVMDYEDPNFRTVLGLVQAETLHMEHLIQDLLYFSQFILDDHPTKLQPLELGKIARQLCTDLAPLAEAKQQNLEVRIQVPFAPTPLRLDRERISFALRALLDNAIKFTPAGGSILVEGQLNGEDATLIIRDTGTGISKPELAKVFSKFYQVDPANSGQVRGFGLGLFYARKFIRSMGGELSLESRPSLGTVATIKLPLN
- the hslV gene encoding ATP-dependent protease subunit HslV, with the translated sequence MFKGTTICCVRRENRVALGGDGQVTLGNTVMKHSARKIRRLYQDKVLAGFAGSTADAFTLFEKFEAKLHEHRGNLPRAAVSLAKDWRTDKFLRKLEALLIVADQQNTLVISGAGDVIEPDDGVAAIGSGGSYALAAARALLADTDLEPGVIIDKALHIAADICIYTNDHIAVEELS
- the hslU gene encoding ATP-dependent protease ATPase subunit HslU, encoding MTNFTPREIVSELDRYIVGQQNAKRAVAIALRNRWRRQQVPAELRDEIAPKNIIMIGPTGVGKTEIARRLAKLAQAPFIKVEASKFTEVGYVGRDVESMVRDLFELAIIMVREEEAKTLRIKAEDLAEERLLDLLLPGEPDQSPDKQEQLQKTRDKLRKLLRLGELDERFVELQTETTQMPQLNILAPQGGEDMGINFQEMFGNLFPKKKSSKRLQVKDAREQLVESEAEKLVDMEKVLCLARERTEQSGIIFIDEIDKVASREGSHGPEISREGVQRDILPIVEGSTVNTKHGPIKTDHILFIAAGAFHVSKPSDLIPELQGRFPIRVELDSLGEEDFIRILTEPKNALVRQYSELMKTEGIELNFTSESIRQIAITARMVNDSTENIGARRLHTIMEKLLETLSFDAPEMKNQKIEISAENVKDKLADIAQDEDLSRFIL
- the argB gene encoding acetylglutamate kinase — its product is MQELIKKAEVLTEALPWIKRFYGKTIVIKYGGNAMVDERLKEGFARDIILMKYIGLNPVVVHGGGPQIGQVLMAMGIESRFEQGMRVTDAATMNVVEMVLGGTVNKEIVANINRHGGRAVGLTGKDGGLFTARKLAMTKVNPETLTPEIIDIGMVGEVDQVDPQIIETLENNNFIPVIAPVGMGADGLTYNINADLVAGRLAGALKADKLILLTDVEGVKDRQGNLISTIDIRQIADLIKDGTISGGMIPKLTCCLNAINEGVVKTHIIDGRLAHACLLEIFTDKGVGTAVADYEKNGAPS
- a CDS encoding acetylornithine transaminase, translated to MKQSSQSNQSQQWIARNDKVIAKTYGRYPLVPVRGAGCKLWDADGREYLDMLAGVAVNNLGHCHPRIVAAIKAQAETLIHCSNYYNIPQQIRLAELLCENSFAERVFFCNSGAEANEAAIKLARKQSLEIHGPGRSEVLTALASFHGRTYCGISATGQEKVKQGFEPLLPGFRHLPFGDIEALRSAVSAETCAIMLEPIQGEGGVNIPPAGYFQQVRNLCDEKGLLLILDEVQTGCGRSGTLFAYEQEGITPDIMTLAKGLAGGVPIGAMLAGDALAEHLGPGTHGSTFGGNPLATATGIASLETLLGEGILENCRAMGDYLCAALETLQQKYPFISAVRGRGLLIGLELSIEGGELVKTALTRGLLINCTVGKVLRFVPPLIITRTEIDQAINILDEIFSEVK